The following is a genomic window from Microcoleus sp. bin38.metabat.b11b12b14.051.
AACACTTCAGCGAAGAAGCGTTGAGCGAACGCAGGGGCGCGGGCTAAAGCGATGTCTTGTGGCTCGCTCCACCACTGGCCCTTTGTCCCGAGGCCACAGCGAGGATCGTGTTCAACAAATTTGTCCATAAGGAATCTCCTCTCTCTTCTCGAACTCTGTGCCCTCTGCGCTCTCTGCGGTTAAATCATTCCTATGCAACTGTAAGCGATATCAGCCGTAAACTCCTGAATCCGACGGATTGCCTGCGCCATGTCCCAAAGTGAAGGACTATCCCGCTGGTTGGGTTGCATAAATCACTCGATAGGTTTTCAAAATGTTCGATCGCCGATAGGGATTTTTTAACTGCTTCTTTTCCACCAAATCCACACAACGGTGAAATAAATCCTCTATCTCCTCCTGCATTCCCAATAAATGAGAAAGCGTGAGGCGGTGCGATGGCTCATAGGTAACTAATACATCCACATCGCTATCAGGGCGAAAGTCATCCCGCAGCACTGAGCCAAACAGGGCAAACTCAACAATGTTCCAGCGCTGGCAAAATTGTTGAGTTTGCATCTAGAGAGACTTTTAGGCGATCGTTCAACACGTATTCTAAATCTGACTGCAACTCAATCATGCGCTAGAAAACCTCCAACGAGAGCCAATAACATC
Proteins encoded in this region:
- a CDS encoding nucleotidyltransferase family protein, producing MQTQQFCQRWNIVEFALFGSVLRDDFRPDSDVDVLVTYEPSHRLTLSHLLGMQEEIEDLFHRCVDLVEKKQLKNPYRRSNILKTYRVIYATQPAG